In Chloroflexota bacterium, a single window of DNA contains:
- a CDS encoding HD domain-containing protein, which translates to METFHPHKGPYIRELKPGQRITGFYLVRYKQLEAFRDRSRGQFLTLLLADRTGSLLARVWEGAPELAETFEQGAIVKVQGDVESYLDRPQLITAKLRPAQPDEIDLRDFRPATAKNIEAMLETVRGLVGRIGDLHLNALARHFFDDPEFIKQFAAAPGARRVHHSYLGGLLEHTTSVAALADSVIALYPEINADLLLTGVLLHDIGKVREYTWETDIDYTDEGTLVGHVVLGDEMVTAVMAAITGFPEDLALRVRHMMVSHHGRYEWGSPRRPQTLEAMALHQIEELDSQVNRFRELLATRPEGEPWTPYDRLLGRSLYAGRDDLAIEEQSREE; encoded by the coding sequence ATGGAAACCTTTCATCCTCACAAAGGCCCTTACATTCGAGAACTCAAGCCCGGCCAGCGCATCACCGGCTTTTATCTGGTGCGCTATAAACAGCTTGAAGCGTTTCGAGATCGTTCGCGTGGGCAGTTTTTGACTCTCTTGCTTGCCGACCGCACCGGCAGTTTGCTGGCCCGCGTTTGGGAAGGCGCGCCCGAACTGGCCGAGACGTTTGAGCAGGGAGCAATCGTCAAAGTGCAGGGCGATGTCGAAAGCTACCTGGATCGCCCGCAACTCATCACCGCCAAACTGCGCCCGGCCCAGCCCGACGAAATTGACCTGCGCGACTTCCGCCCGGCCACGGCCAAAAACATCGAGGCCATGCTGGAAACGGTGCGCGGCCTGGTGGGGCGAATCGGCGACCTGCACCTCAACGCCCTCGCCCGCCACTTTTTCGACGACCCGGAGTTTATTAAACAGTTCGCCGCCGCCCCCGGCGCGCGGCGGGTGCACCATTCCTACCTGGGCGGCCTGCTTGAACATACCACCTCAGTCGCCGCGCTGGCCGATTCCGTCATCGCCCTTTATCCCGAAATTAACGCCGACCTGCTGTTGACGGGTGTGCTACTGCACGACATCGGCAAAGTGCGTGAATACACCTGGGAGACTGACATTGATTACACCGACGAAGGGACTCTGGTGGGGCACGTGGTTCTGGGCGATGAGATGGTGACGGCGGTCATGGCCGCCATCACCGGATTCCCCGAAGACCTGGCTCTGCGAGTCCGGCACATGATGGTCAGCCATCATGGCCGTTACGAGTGGGGGTCGCCCCGCCGCCCGCAAACGCTGGAGGCCATGGCCTTGCACCAGATCGAAGAACTGGACTCGCAAGTTAACCGCTTCCGCGAACTGCTGGCAACCCGCCCCGAAGGCGAACCCTGGACGCCCTATGACCGGTTGCTGGGCAGGTCGTTGTATGCCGGGCGCGATGATTTG